TTACAATGTACAAATCGCAACGGAAGGTCAATATACACTTGCCTATAGTTTGTTTTCAAACCCAACAGATACACGTACATTAATTCCATTTCTAGATGAAATTGAGCAACATTATTTCGAGTTACCGAACCACATTGTTGTAGATGCAGGTTATGGTAGTGAGCAGAACTATGCTGATATCCTTTCTAATAGAAAACGAGAAGCACTTATTACATATAACCTGTATTTAAAGGAACAAAAGAAAAAGTACCGACAAGACAAATTTAATCCTAACAACTGGGAGTATGATGAGGAAACAGATACATATACATGCCCTAATCAAAAATGTCTTCAATTTCAATATCATTCTATTCGCAATGACCGTACAGGTTTTGAACGGAAGTTCAAAGTCTACGAGTGTGAAGACTGTTCCTCATGCCCATTCCGTTCATTATGTACAAAAGCAAAAGAAGGCAACAATCGAAAACTAATGGTGAATGAAAAATGGGAACAGCAAAAAGAATATGTAAGAGCGAAGCTTTCAGAAGAGAAAACGAGTGCCATCTATCGAAAACGAAAAATCGATGTGGAACCAGTTTTTGGATTTTTGAAGGCGAATTTGTGTTTTTCTCGATTTTCTGTACGTGGAAAATCGAAGGTTGAAAACGAAATGGGTCTTGCGTTAATGGCTGTGAATTTAAATAAATTCACTGCCAACAACTAAGATAGTAAAAGTATTCAAGTACAAAAATAAAAAGAGGTGAATTTGAGGAAGCTCATATTCACCTCTTTCATTTTTTTAGCTAGTTATGTCCCAGCCTCTTAACATTATCCTTAACAAACATGACGAACTTATAGCTAATCCGATATTGAAGTGTTTCCCGTTTTTAACAAATCTATTTCTTCATCTGTCAACTCTCGATATTCTCCAAGCTCAAGTGATTCATCTAATTTAAGACTTCCCATCTTAAGACGTTTTAAATATGTTACTTTTTTTCCAACAGCTTCAAACATTCGTTTCACTTGATGAAACTTTCCTTCTGTTATCGTTAATTCTATTTCAGAACGAATACCAGATCTTATAATCGTTAAGTGACCTGGTTTTGTTATATACCCATCATCCAATTGAACACCGTTTTTAAATGCAGTAATATCTTCTTCTGTTACTTCCATATTAATAATTGCATAATACGTCTTCGGTATATGTTTTTTAGGAGATAAGAGCTGATGAGCCAGCTTACCATCATTTGTAATGAATAAAAGTCCCTCCGTATCTTTATCAAGTCTCCCAACTGGAAATGGTTCGTAGATTACATCCTCAAATTCAAGTAAATCAATCACCGTTTCATGTCTTTCATCCTCAGTTGCAGATATAATCCCTTGAGGTTTATTCATCATTAAATAAATGAACTCTTTATATTCAACTATTTCACCAAGTAAAGAAACTT
The Bacillus sp. SM2101 genome window above contains:
- a CDS encoding pseudouridine synthase, whose product is MRIDKLLANVGYGSRKEVKKLLKSGAVKVDGVTIKDAKTHINPNEQQVSLLGEIVEYKEFIYLMMNKPQGIISATEDERHETVIDLLEFEDVIYEPFPVGRLDKDTEGLLFITNDGKLAHQLLSPKKHIPKTYYAIINMEVTEEDITAFKNGVQLDDGYITKPGHLTIIRSGIRSEIELTITEGKFHQVKRMFEAVGKKVTYLKRLKMGSLKLDESLELGEYRELTDEEIDLLKTGNTSISD
- a CDS encoding transposase, producing ERKYPKQIRKQLIDFVSRKQKYQQDVAIFGSRNSYSKTDPDATFMRMKDDYMKNRQLKAGYNVQIATEGQYTLAYSLFSNPTDTRTLIPFLDEIEQHYFELPNHIVVDAGYGSEQNYADILSNRKREALITYNLYLKEQKKKYRQDKFNPNNWEYDEETDTYTCPNQKCLQFQYHSIRNDRTGFERKFKVYECEDCSSCPFRSLCTKAKEGNNRKLMVNEKWEQQKEYVRAKLSEEKTSAIYRKRKIDVEPVFGFLKANLCFSRFSVRGKSKVENEMGLALMAVNLNKFTANN